From Thermoflavifilum aggregans, a single genomic window includes:
- a CDS encoding putative type IX sorting system protein PorV2, which translates to MQRSFMWISCCLMLAYYQGIGQARTYVNEFLNLGAGARGLAMGTAQVAVTDNVTSGYWNPAGLTQLDAPQLSLMHAAYFSGIGNYDFASAAFPLSSQHDVLGVTLLRFAVDDIPNTLYLVNPDGSVNYDQVTTFSAADYALLCSYARNIPLNQSGDDARTLQVGGNVKIIHRVVGSFASSWGFGLDAGLQYRLPHWIFGLMLKDITTTFNAWTFHFTDAEKQILFLTENDIPVKSTEITMPQLIPAVAWDMQIHQKWHVLIETDIAVTTDGKRNTLISGKKISLDPRMGLELSYRHMVFVRAGISHLQRTQDDADTTGRHQIWISQPAVGAGFQVKGFQLSYAFTNLANQSQPLYSHIFSLDIDIPHKKKSAAY; encoded by the coding sequence ATGCAGCGAAGTTTTATGTGGATAAGCTGCTGTCTGATGCTGGCGTATTATCAGGGCATCGGGCAGGCGCGGACTTATGTGAATGAGTTTCTCAATTTGGGGGCAGGTGCGCGCGGGCTTGCCATGGGAACTGCACAGGTGGCTGTTACCGATAATGTGACTTCGGGCTATTGGAATCCTGCTGGCCTTACCCAGCTTGATGCACCGCAGCTTTCGCTGATGCATGCGGCTTATTTTTCCGGCATCGGCAATTATGATTTTGCATCAGCTGCATTTCCTCTTTCCTCTCAGCACGATGTGCTCGGCGTAACTTTGCTGCGCTTTGCAGTGGATGATATTCCCAATACCTTGTATCTGGTTAATCCGGATGGATCTGTGAATTACGATCAGGTAACCACTTTCTCGGCTGCCGATTATGCTTTGTTGTGCAGCTATGCCCGCAACATTCCGCTGAACCAGTCCGGCGATGATGCACGTACCTTGCAGGTAGGAGGAAATGTGAAAATCATTCACCGGGTGGTGGGATCATTTGCCAGTTCATGGGGATTCGGGCTGGATGCGGGTTTGCAATATAGACTTCCCCACTGGATCTTTGGTCTGATGCTGAAAGATATCACAACCACTTTTAACGCATGGACTTTTCATTTTACCGATGCAGAAAAACAAATTTTATTTCTTACTGAAAATGATATTCCTGTTAAATCAACAGAAATCACCATGCCTCAGCTGATTCCGGCCGTCGCCTGGGATATGCAGATCCATCAGAAATGGCATGTGCTCATAGAAACCGACATTGCAGTTACTACCGATGGGAAACGAAATACACTTATCAGCGGCAAAAAAATAAGCCTGGATCCACGTATGGGTTTAGAACTGAGTTACCGGCATATGGTTTTTGTCAGAGCGGGTATTTCACATCTGCAACGCACGCAGGATGATGCTGATACCACAGGCCGGCATCAGATATGGATCAGCCAGCCGGCAGTGGGAGCGGGTTTTCAGGTAAAAGGGTTTCAGCTTTCCTATGCATTTACCAATCTGGCTAACCAATCCCAGCCCTTGTATTCCCATATCTTTTCACTTGATATAGATATTCCGCATAAAAAAAAATCAGCTGCATATTGA
- a CDS encoding DUF4476 domain-containing protein: protein MAGYAQEEKHFVYIQSDQHQLFYVKLNNQIISANPPGYVVLSPVPPGKLDIVIGFPRNEYPEQRYQINLPPHQDKGYLLKRINDREFALYDLHQYTELRPVAIAQGQGFDYPLTSRVDTQINPGKKLQAKSPGPIKDTTPDADQIRFRQLLMAAATAGQPEESVSVAHLQKPVSNENTPAPVSEPATDTARRQASQEIAKAIYQPTANQPSDTLQAAKPVFTSDTSVYAAIPAETNEGDTSMESILQKLRQLADKIPSSNRDSLSSSAQEISGEQNVASPSNPIQAASATSSAPQAGNQPPLQFIQFDTTARKQPVRQHIAMINSDCAQVLDEKQFEELRNKVAAQRNDAAMLKVVQRNLKNNCFTTHQVEILVYLFTTESYRYRFVEWVYPHVADSEQFKQLVRIFPDDAYQARFRSLIRQ from the coding sequence ATGGCAGGGTATGCACAGGAAGAAAAACATTTTGTGTATATACAAAGTGATCAGCATCAGCTTTTTTATGTGAAGTTGAACAATCAAATTATCAGTGCCAACCCGCCTGGTTATGTGGTATTGTCGCCGGTGCCGCCCGGTAAGCTGGATATTGTGATTGGGTTTCCGAGAAATGAATACCCCGAACAACGTTATCAGATCAATTTACCACCTCATCAGGACAAGGGCTATTTGCTCAAGCGCATCAACGATCGGGAGTTTGCTTTATATGATTTGCATCAATATACCGAACTGAGACCTGTGGCTATAGCACAGGGACAAGGCTTTGATTATCCACTTACTTCAAGAGTCGACACACAGATCAATCCAGGTAAAAAATTACAGGCAAAATCACCTGGCCCCATCAAGGATACTACTCCCGATGCCGATCAAATCCGGTTCAGGCAACTGCTGATGGCTGCTGCTACTGCGGGACAGCCAGAAGAATCAGTTTCTGTAGCACATCTGCAAAAACCTGTTTCAAATGAAAATACCCCTGCACCCGTATCTGAACCTGCTACAGACACAGCCCGCCGGCAAGCATCTCAGGAGATAGCCAAAGCGATCTATCAACCAACTGCCAACCAACCAAGCGATACCTTGCAGGCTGCTAAGCCCGTTTTCACATCTGATACATCTGTCTATGCTGCAATTCCTGCTGAAACCAATGAAGGTGATACCAGCATGGAAAGTATTTTGCAAAAGTTACGTCAGTTAGCCGATAAGATTCCATCGTCCAATAGGGATTCATTATCTTCTTCGGCGCAAGAAATATCGGGTGAGCAAAACGTTGCTTCACCAAGCAATCCCATACAGGCAGCATCTGCAACATCTTCAGCACCACAGGCGGGGAATCAACCTCCTCTTCAGTTTATCCAATTTGATACCACTGCTCGGAAACAGCCGGTACGGCAGCATATAGCCATGATTAATTCTGATTGTGCACAAGTGCTCGATGAAAAACAATTTGAGGAATTAAGAAACAAAGTAGCTGCCCAGCGCAATGATGCGGCTATGCTGAAAGTTGTACAGCGCAACCTGAAAAACAATTGCTTTACCACACATCAGGTTGAAATACTTGTGTATCTGTTTACCACCGAATCATATCGCTATCGTTTTGTAGAATGGGTATATCCGCATGTGGCAGACTCTGAGCAATTCAAACAACTCGTCCGCATCTTTCCCGACGATGCATACCAGGCACGTTTCCGTTCATTAATCAGGCAATAG
- the porU2 gene encoding putative type IX secretion system sortase PorU2 gives MIAIRHNSGFLRIVMLKISSYLMFICGCIGIILPAKAQLYGNEWIDYRKTYYKFKVAQEGVYRIPYAVLAQEGLDTVPAHAFQLWHQGRQIPLFIASKTDTLQPGDYLEFIGEPNDGTTDSLLYRQASDQLSTHYSLFTDSSAYYLTFDRDTVNARYVTLNNTIGSSPPPPLPYFWYTTGYYPRTQINPGYAEIVSGEYIYASSFDAGEGFSSGYIYPSTTFSINLNNLNVYAGGPPAQLNVNLAGAAPNNRRVQIKLQGQGLPDTALNNFQVAHLQISNIDVSTLGNNVTISVVNESTVGTDRIVAGDITLSYPHSFSFQHAGYFHFQLPASNQPQYLVISQFNSSGMAPVLYDAASGQRWIADTAVSGVIRYLLPPTGIPRDLVLVNESLPANIQYINSLQKRVFINYADPAMQGNYLIITHPFILDNGNAVQQYAAYRSSPAGGNYRVEIISVDQLEDQFAYGISYSPLSIRSFLRYAYDHFVIQPAYVFLIGKGITYDAYRNLQQLASVQHIALVPTFGFPGSDILLAAWGNTIAPRIPVGRISVINNQELMNYLDKVKTYESNLTITASNASYAQSAWHKNVMNIIGADDASLYGLLSGYFQGYNQIIQDTNFGANVVTVSKFSTDPVVKSGKIVDTMFARGLSLVNFFGHSSANTLGYNLDNPSSLQNQGKYPVFIASGCSAGNIFVMDTLRLQNQMMLSEQYLLAPDAGAIAFIANTYVGITDMLNDYNRRFYLNVSGKLYGASLGNIMQQVVQSVEQTFPGNFFYACNAEQMNLNGDPALHMFGPALPDYDIEANQITVSPDIISLADNSFSLHVQYVNLGRAVKDSIWVSIRRIYPSGVDSVIYRRKRPAPYYADSIQLQIPIQPLADAGLNRFIVSVDDDQHVTEISETNNTAEKDVYIFSNQVHAVYPYDFAIVDTSIFHFYASTDDPMAPVSTYLFEIDTTALFNSPLLKQMQLMSRGGLLTFDPGISLIPGKVYYWRVATQPNQQSGGQPIWSMHSFIYMPGSGKGWNQSHYFQYLNNAYQAIILNNNRMFAFLDTPKTLTIQTGLYPYYVQDQIDVFLDQDRLEHYGCKYSSLQFMVYDSLTFQPWVNYNVGSGGRFGSYAICDFPTRNFFEFPYAQSTYRINAMHFIDSIPDGMWVSITNLGWTANNSFIQDWMKDTTILGSGQSLYHKLHALGITDIDSFYRNIPFIFFFRKGDPSSVMQWVGASASEHLTASIPVHVRATSGSIISPLIGPALSWKSLHWKAHGINPGRADQSDLQVWGVDTAGNRILLIPNAPSDTSIPFISAHTYPYLQLELHETDSTYATPAQLDYWRVYYDECPEGAIAPNLFYQSQDSLIAGEPLQMKLAFKNVSFTTFADSMKIKMTITDQQKNIHSIPLPRMRILPPQDTLLIQTQIDTRNFSGNNILYLEVNPDQDQPEQYHFNNFLYHPFYVRTGNFNPLLDVTFDGVHILNNDIVSAKPRILISMQDANPYLKLNDTSLFQVQVRYPDGSLHDYHFDQDTLRFVSSSGTSSVQLLFTPSFTLDGSYELIVQAKNSLDISSGTAPYRVSFQVINKPMISHLLNYPNPFTTSTAFVFTITGSEVPSQLKIEIMTITGHIVRIINKEELGPLHVGRNITTFRWDGTDQYGNKLGNGVYLYRVVASLHGKAMDIFHTGADTYITKGYGKMYLMR, from the coding sequence ATGATAGCAATCCGTCACAACTCCGGCTTTCTACGTATCGTGATGCTGAAGATCAGCAGCTATCTCATGTTTATTTGCGGATGTATCGGAATTATATTACCAGCAAAAGCACAGCTGTACGGAAACGAATGGATTGATTATCGGAAAACATATTACAAGTTTAAAGTTGCACAGGAAGGCGTGTATCGCATTCCTTATGCGGTGCTTGCACAGGAGGGATTGGATACAGTTCCGGCACATGCTTTTCAGTTATGGCATCAGGGCAGGCAGATTCCTTTGTTCATTGCATCAAAAACGGATACCCTGCAACCGGGCGATTATCTGGAATTTATCGGAGAACCCAATGACGGAACAACGGATAGTTTGCTTTACCGGCAGGCTTCTGATCAGTTGTCCACGCATTATAGTTTGTTTACAGATTCATCGGCTTATTATTTAACATTCGACAGAGATACCGTAAATGCCCGATATGTTACATTAAACAATACCATTGGTTCATCTCCGCCGCCACCTTTGCCTTATTTCTGGTACACAACTGGATATTATCCCCGTACGCAGATTAATCCCGGTTATGCTGAAATTGTATCCGGCGAATATATTTATGCCAGTAGTTTTGATGCCGGTGAAGGTTTTTCTAGCGGATATATTTATCCATCTACTACATTTTCCATAAACCTGAATAATCTGAATGTGTATGCAGGTGGTCCGCCTGCCCAGCTAAATGTAAATCTGGCCGGAGCAGCTCCCAACAACAGACGTGTGCAAATAAAGCTTCAGGGACAAGGCTTACCAGATACAGCATTGAATAATTTTCAGGTGGCGCATCTTCAGATCAGCAATATTGATGTTTCCACACTGGGCAACAATGTTACGATCAGTGTGGTAAATGAAAGTACAGTTGGTACTGACCGGATTGTAGCCGGTGATATTACATTAAGTTATCCGCATAGTTTTTCTTTTCAGCATGCAGGTTATTTTCATTTTCAACTTCCTGCGAGCAATCAGCCCCAGTATCTGGTCATCAGTCAGTTTAATAGTTCAGGCATGGCACCGGTGTTGTATGATGCAGCCAGCGGCCAGCGATGGATAGCTGATACAGCTGTAAGCGGAGTGATTCGTTATTTGCTCCCACCCACAGGTATTCCGCGCGATCTGGTATTGGTGAATGAAAGCCTGCCGGCCAATATTCAATATATCAATTCCCTGCAAAAACGGGTGTTTATCAATTATGCAGATCCTGCCATGCAAGGTAATTATTTGATCATCACACATCCTTTTATTCTTGACAATGGCAATGCTGTACAGCAATATGCTGCTTATCGTTCTTCACCTGCCGGCGGAAATTATCGGGTGGAGATTATTTCTGTGGATCAACTGGAAGATCAGTTTGCCTATGGCATTTCCTATTCACCATTAAGTATCCGTTCTTTTTTGCGATATGCTTATGATCATTTTGTCATTCAGCCTGCTTATGTGTTTCTAATCGGGAAAGGAATCACATATGATGCCTACAGGAATCTTCAGCAACTGGCGTCTGTACAGCACATTGCTCTGGTACCCACCTTTGGCTTTCCGGGCTCAGATATATTGCTGGCTGCCTGGGGCAATACCATTGCCCCTCGTATTCCTGTCGGCCGGATATCGGTAATCAATAATCAGGAGTTAATGAATTATCTCGATAAGGTGAAAACATATGAATCGAATCTAACAATTACAGCTTCCAATGCGAGTTATGCACAATCAGCATGGCATAAGAATGTAATGAATATCATTGGCGCTGATGATGCCTCGTTGTATGGATTATTGTCAGGATATTTTCAGGGATATAACCAGATTATTCAGGATACAAATTTTGGTGCGAATGTGGTAACGGTATCCAAATTTAGTACGGATCCGGTAGTGAAAAGCGGAAAAATTGTGGATACCATGTTTGCAAGAGGGTTATCACTTGTCAACTTTTTTGGTCATTCTTCCGCCAATACACTTGGTTACAATCTCGACAATCCGTCTTCCCTTCAGAATCAAGGCAAATATCCGGTGTTTATAGCAAGCGGATGCAGTGCAGGCAACATTTTTGTGATGGACACCCTACGCCTGCAGAATCAAATGATGCTGAGCGAACAGTATTTGCTTGCACCTGATGCAGGTGCTATTGCTTTTATTGCCAATACTTATGTAGGGATTACTGATATGTTGAATGATTACAACCGTCGTTTTTATCTGAATGTATCAGGAAAACTATATGGTGCATCGCTGGGCAATATCATGCAACAGGTGGTGCAATCAGTTGAACAGACATTTCCCGGTAATTTTTTCTATGCCTGCAATGCAGAGCAAATGAATCTGAACGGAGATCCGGCCCTGCACATGTTTGGTCCTGCACTTCCGGATTATGATATAGAAGCTAATCAAATCACCGTGAGCCCTGATATCATTTCTCTCGCTGATAATTCATTTTCGTTGCATGTACAATATGTTAATCTCGGGCGGGCTGTTAAAGATTCTATCTGGGTCAGCATCAGAAGAATTTATCCATCGGGTGTGGATAGTGTGATTTATCGCAGAAAACGCCCGGCACCCTATTATGCGGATTCTATTCAGCTTCAGATTCCCATTCAGCCATTAGCCGATGCCGGATTGAACCGCTTTATTGTATCTGTTGATGATGATCAGCACGTTACTGAAATTTCGGAAACCAATAATACAGCTGAGAAAGATGTATATATCTTCAGTAATCAGGTGCATGCCGTGTATCCGTATGATTTTGCCATAGTAGATACATCGATATTTCATTTTTATGCATCTACCGACGATCCTATGGCACCTGTGAGTACCTATTTATTTGAGATTGATACTACAGCATTGTTTAACAGCCCTTTGCTGAAGCAAATGCAGCTGATGAGCAGAGGAGGATTGCTGACATTTGATCCCGGTATATCGTTGATTCCCGGTAAAGTATATTACTGGAGGGTAGCCACACAACCCAATCAGCAAAGTGGTGGGCAACCCATCTGGAGTATGCATTCCTTTATTTACATGCCTGGTAGCGGAAAAGGATGGAATCAGTCGCATTATTTTCAATACCTGAACAATGCATATCAGGCAATAATATTGAACAACAACCGCATGTTTGCATTTCTGGATACGCCCAAAACACTTACCATTCAAACGGGATTGTATCCCTACTATGTACAGGATCAGATTGATGTTTTTCTGGATCAGGACAGGCTTGAACACTATGGATGTAAATATAGTTCCCTGCAGTTTATGGTGTATGATTCACTTACTTTTCAACCGTGGGTGAATTATAATGTTGGATCCGGCGGGAGATTCGGAAGTTATGCCATCTGTGATTTTCCTACACGCAACTTTTTTGAATTTCCTTATGCACAATCTACTTACCGCATCAATGCGATGCATTTTATTGACAGCATTCCTGATGGTATGTGGGTATCGATTACCAATTTGGGATGGACAGCCAACAACAGTTTTATTCAGGACTGGATGAAAGATACAACCATACTGGGATCCGGTCAATCACTTTATCATAAACTACATGCACTTGGTATTACAGATATTGATTCCTTTTACCGCAACATTCCTTTTATTTTCTTTTTCCGGAAAGGAGATCCTTCCTCCGTGATGCAATGGGTAGGAGCTTCGGCCAGTGAACATCTGACAGCATCTATTCCTGTGCATGTGCGTGCTACATCGGGCAGCATTATTTCTCCGCTTATCGGGCCAGCACTCAGCTGGAAAAGTCTGCATTGGAAAGCGCATGGCATAAATCCCGGGCGGGCTGATCAATCTGATCTTCAGGTTTGGGGTGTTGACACGGCGGGTAATCGAATATTGCTCATTCCAAATGCTCCATCGGATACCAGTATTCCTTTTATTTCCGCACATACCTATCCTTATCTTCAGCTGGAGTTGCATGAAACAGACAGCACCTATGCGACTCCTGCACAACTGGATTATTGGCGGGTATATTACGATGAATGCCCCGAAGGTGCTATTGCACCCAATTTATTTTATCAATCTCAGGATAGCCTGATTGCAGGAGAGCCGCTGCAAATGAAGCTGGCATTCAAAAATGTAAGCTTTACCACATTTGCCGATAGCATGAAAATCAAAATGACCATTACCGATCAGCAGAAAAACATACATAGCATTCCCCTGCCGCGTATGCGCATTCTGCCACCACAGGATACCTTGCTAATACAAACTCAAATTGACACCCGCAATTTTTCGGGAAATAATATTTTATATCTGGAAGTAAATCCCGATCAGGATCAGCCTGAACAATATCATTTCAACAATTTTCTTTATCATCCTTTTTATGTCAGAACCGGTAATTTCAATCCTTTGCTTGATGTTACCTTTGATGGCGTGCATATCCTGAACAATGATATTGTATCGGCCAAACCCCGTATCCTGATCAGCATGCAGGATGCCAATCCCTATCTGAAACTCAACGATACTTCATTGTTTCAGGTGCAGGTGCGCTATCCAGATGGAAGTTTGCATGATTATCACTTTGATCAGGATACATTGCGGTTTGTTTCCAGTTCGGGAACTTCATCTGTACAATTGTTGTTTACACCATCCTTTACACTGGATGGAAGCTATGAATTGATTGTGCAGGCAAAAAACAGCCTCGATATTTCCAGCGGCACCGCTCCTTATCGTGTATCCTTTCAGGTGATAAACAAACCCATGATTTCTCATTTATTAAATTATCCCAATCCGTTTACCACATCCACTGCTTTTGTATTTACCATTACCGGATCGGAAGTGCCTTCCCAGCTGAAAATTGAGATTATGACCATTACCGGACATATTGTACGGATCATCAACAAGGAAGAGCTGGGTCCTTTGCATGTGGGCCGCAATATTACAACCTTTAGATGGGATGGAACCGATCAGTATGGGAATAAACTTGGAAATGGCGTATATCTGTACAGGGTTGTAGCATCCCTGCATGGCAAGGCAATGGATATTTTTCATACAGGAGCCGATACCTACATTACAAAGGGATATGGAAAAATGTATTTAATGCGTTGA
- the truA gene encoding tRNA pseudouridine(38-40) synthase TruA has protein sequence MGRYFMEIAYKGTRYAGFQKQKNALTVQQVIEDALSVLLKQPVPIMGSSRTDTGVHARKNVVHFDAADSLPEHLHYQLNAVLPHDIAVHTIYKVREKAHARFSALSRKYEYVIYFQKNPFLKDFGYYFPYPLDMDALQACANLIPAYKDFRSFSKKRTQVKTFICHIQEARWEKQEDRLIFHIRANRFLRGMVRGLVATQLKVGRGKITIDDFRHIIESQDHRLASFAVPPDGLYLCEVQYGEDIFPT, from the coding sequence ATGGGCAGATATTTTATGGAAATAGCCTATAAAGGCACACGTTATGCAGGATTTCAGAAACAAAAAAATGCACTCACCGTGCAGCAGGTGATTGAAGATGCATTATCCGTACTGCTTAAACAACCTGTGCCTATCATGGGTTCTAGCAGAACAGATACGGGTGTGCATGCCAGAAAGAACGTGGTACATTTTGATGCAGCAGATTCATTACCGGAACATTTGCATTATCAATTAAATGCTGTTTTACCCCATGATATTGCCGTACACACGATTTATAAGGTTCGGGAAAAAGCCCATGCACGCTTCAGTGCATTGAGCCGCAAATATGAATATGTGATTTATTTCCAGAAAAATCCTTTCCTCAAAGACTTTGGATATTATTTTCCCTATCCACTGGATATGGATGCACTACAGGCATGTGCAAACCTTATCCCTGCATATAAAGATTTCAGATCATTCTCCAAAAAAAGAACGCAGGTTAAAACCTTTATCTGCCACATACAGGAAGCCCGCTGGGAAAAACAAGAGGATCGTTTAATTTTTCATATCCGGGCGAATCGTTTTCTCAGAGGCATGGTGAGAGGACTGGTGGCTACGCAGTTAAAAGTTGGAAGAGGTAAAATAACGATCGATGATTTCAGGCATATTATCGAAAGCCAGGATCATCGGCTCGCATCATTTGCTGTACCGCCTGATGGGTTGTACCTGTGTGAGGTGCAATACGGAGAAGATATTTTTCCTACGTAA
- the tyrS gene encoding tyrosine--tRNA ligase gives MHLIEELSWRGLIQDMTAGTTELLQKEVVKGYIGFDPTADSLHIGSLLPILLLVHLQRSGHHPVAVVGGATGRIGDPSGKSAERTLLDEASLQHNLSRIRQQIEHILKQSGKPYTIVNNDEWFREMKFIDFARDIGKHITVNYMMAKESVKKRMEAGLSFTEFSYQLMQAYDFYYLFTHYDCKLQMGGADQWGNITTGIELIRKLTGREAYGFTCPLLTRSDGSKFGKSESGENIWLDPQKTSPYQFYQFWINLADTDAEKMIKIFTFLSQQEIDELIQKHRAHPEERVLQKRLAEEITRFLHGKEGYEQAIQTTQKLFGKKDFSIPDESELKTMQGVERIALPFPDQDVELIALLAEKTNIFPSRGEVRRMIQNGGLYLNKQKVSDATSIIHREDLLYGKYLLIQKGKKHHYLIEFT, from the coding sequence ATGCATCTGATTGAAGAGCTTTCCTGGCGCGGATTGATTCAGGATATGACGGCCGGCACAACCGAATTGCTGCAGAAAGAAGTCGTAAAAGGATATATTGGTTTTGATCCCACTGCCGATTCCCTGCATATCGGAAGTTTGTTGCCCATCCTGTTGCTGGTTCACCTGCAACGCTCGGGACATCATCCTGTTGCCGTGGTAGGAGGCGCTACCGGCAGAATTGGTGATCCATCGGGAAAATCAGCCGAAAGAACTTTGCTGGATGAAGCAAGCCTGCAACACAATCTTTCCCGTATCCGTCAACAGATAGAACATATCCTGAAACAATCAGGCAAACCTTACACCATTGTGAACAATGATGAGTGGTTTCGTGAAATGAAATTTATTGATTTTGCACGTGACATCGGCAAACATATTACCGTGAACTACATGATGGCCAAAGAATCTGTGAAAAAACGCATGGAAGCCGGATTGTCGTTTACGGAATTCTCCTACCAGCTTATGCAGGCTTATGATTTTTATTATCTCTTCACCCATTATGATTGTAAGTTGCAGATGGGAGGTGCTGATCAATGGGGAAATATTACCACGGGTATTGAATTGATACGCAAGCTCACTGGCAGGGAAGCATACGGTTTTACCTGTCCGCTGCTTACACGCTCAGATGGCAGCAAATTTGGCAAGAGTGAAAGCGGAGAAAATATCTGGCTTGATCCGCAAAAAACATCTCCCTATCAGTTTTATCAGTTCTGGATAAATCTTGCTGATACCGATGCAGAAAAGATGATCAAAATATTCACCTTCCTATCTCAACAAGAAATTGATGAACTCATTCAAAAACATCGTGCACATCCGGAGGAGCGTGTACTTCAAAAAAGACTTGCAGAAGAAATCACACGTTTTCTGCATGGCAAGGAAGGATATGAACAGGCCATTCAAACAACACAAAAACTTTTTGGGAAAAAGGATTTTTCCATACCCGATGAATCAGAACTGAAAACCATGCAGGGCGTGGAAAGAATTGCACTTCCATTTCCTGATCAGGACGTGGAACTCATAGCCCTACTGGCCGAAAAAACAAACATATTTCCCAGTCGTGGAGAGGTAAGACGAATGATCCAAAATGGTGGATTATATCTGAACAAACAAAAAGTTTCAGATGCTACCAGCATCATCCATCGGGAAGATTTGCTTTATGGCAAATATCTTTTGATTCAGAAAGGAAAAAAACATCATTATCTGATTGAATTTACGTAG
- a CDS encoding TPM domain-containing protein has translation MNKVLYWLGIVCFCVCSLSVWAQTGSILQHIPPRPNPPRLVNDLAGMLNPQQQQMLEQELDAYNDTTSTQIAVVIVPTVGPYDMMEYALAILRQWGVGTKAHNNGVVLLIAAQDHKAFIATGYGMEGVLPDATCKEIIDQELVPRFRQGQYFEGIQASIKAIMQAAAGEYQAQPRQDDQGQRAGNLIGLILVVLIILFILARMRGGRGGGGMISRGGYWMGPIIGGGFGGWGGGSGGGFGGGGFGGFGGGSGGGGGAGGSW, from the coding sequence ATGAACAAGGTATTATATTGGCTTGGAATCGTGTGTTTTTGTGTCTGCAGTTTATCTGTGTGGGCGCAAACGGGTAGTATTCTCCAGCATATTCCTCCCCGCCCCAATCCGCCCCGGCTGGTCAACGACCTGGCAGGTATGTTGAATCCGCAGCAGCAACAGATGCTGGAGCAGGAGCTGGATGCGTACAATGATACTACTTCTACCCAGATTGCGGTAGTAATTGTGCCTACCGTAGGCCCTTATGACATGATGGAATATGCATTGGCCATTTTGCGGCAATGGGGAGTGGGTACCAAAGCCCATAACAATGGTGTGGTTTTGCTTATTGCAGCGCAGGATCACAAAGCATTCATAGCTACTGGCTATGGTATGGAAGGGGTGTTGCCCGATGCTACCTGCAAGGAAATCATTGATCAGGAGCTGGTGCCCCGTTTCAGGCAGGGGCAGTATTTTGAAGGAATTCAGGCCAGCATAAAAGCCATCATGCAGGCGGCAGCCGGTGAATATCAGGCACAGCCCCGTCAGGACGACCAGGGGCAGCGGGCTGGCAATCTGATCGGTTTGATTTTAGTGGTACTGATCATTTTGTTTATTCTTGCCAGGATGCGTGGAGGGCGTGGAGGAGGCGGTATGATCAGCAGGGGCGGCTATTGGATGGGGCCTATCATCGGTGGAGGCTTTGGGGGATGGGGAGGTGGCTCCGGCGGCGGTTTTGGTGGGGGAGGCTTCGGCGGATTCGGTGGCGGAAGCGGCGGTGGCGGCGGAGCCGGTGGCAGCTGGTAA
- a CDS encoding TPM domain-containing protein, protein MRIPLPIVHFGISICCLMSISNFSLAQQVFQLRARPMPRHHVNDFARRLTQAQQDSLERLLIQCNHQHNADIVLVTMPDAGTLPPETFADSLYHFWHLGEDNGQRSMLMFVDFGLQRVILKVGDGLKGTITAQTNFMLMNHYVLPAFQRGDYYDGLHDCVAAINTILIPPSEIHRALSQTSSTRNPWWILLIAAGALLLILLYWKSTSNRPKT, encoded by the coding sequence ATGCGTATACCTTTACCCATTGTGCATTTTGGCATTAGCATCTGTTGCCTGATGTCGATTTCTAATTTTTCCTTGGCACAGCAGGTGTTTCAATTGCGTGCCCGACCCATGCCCCGGCATCATGTCAACGATTTTGCCCGCCGGCTTACCCAGGCCCAGCAGGATAGCCTGGAGCGGTTGTTGATTCAATGCAACCATCAACACAATGCCGATATCGTGCTGGTAACCATGCCAGATGCCGGCACTCTTCCACCCGAAACCTTTGCAGATTCACTTTATCATTTCTGGCATCTGGGCGAAGACAATGGGCAGCGAAGCATGCTGATGTTTGTTGATTTCGGCCTGCAACGCGTGATTCTGAAAGTAGGTGATGGGTTAAAGGGCACCATTACGGCGCAGACCAATTTCATGTTGATGAATCATTATGTATTGCCAGCTTTTCAGCGAGGAGACTATTATGACGGATTACATGATTGTGTGGCTGCCATCAATACCATCCTCATTCCTCCCAGTGAAATTCACCGGGCATTATCCCAAACATCATCAACCCGCAATCCATGGTGGATCCTCCTGATTGCTGCAGGAGCATTGTTGCTGATCCTGTTATATTGGAAATCCACTTCCAATCGTCCAAAGACTTAA